In a single window of the Magnolia sinica isolate HGM2019 chromosome 7, MsV1, whole genome shotgun sequence genome:
- the LOC131250625 gene encoding uncharacterized protein LOC131250625, with the protein MEAEQDPLQIIHGTVHINGTPVLTLFDYGATLSFIDSAITSRLELNTTRMHAPLVVSSPMGKFVETDKIYRACPITLADREVTVDLIIMPVRQFDIIMGMDWLILARAVMDCHNKKVTISIPRQASFTPKGRGRHEEFESLQALGGDETVEAIIS; encoded by the coding sequence ATGGAGGCTGAGCAGGACCCCCTTCAGATCATTCATGGTACCGTTCACATTAACGGTACCCCTGTACTCACTCTATTTGATTATGGTGCAACTCTATCTTTCATTGATTCTGCTATTACATCTAGACTAGAACTGAACACAACTCGGATGCATGCCCCCTTAGTTGTATCATCCCCTATGGGTAAATTTGTAGAAACAGACAAGATATATAGGGCATGTCCCATCACTCTCGCAGATCGCGAAGTAACTGTGGACCTAATCATCATGCCTGTTAGACAGTTTGACATCATCATGGGGATGGACTGGCTTATATTGGCGCGTGCAGTCATGGACTGTCACAACAAGAAGGTTACTATATCCATCCCCAGGCAGGCCTCCTTCACTCCGAAAGGGAGAGGCAGACACGAAGAGTTTGAGAGCTTACAGGCTCTAGGTGGAGACGAAACAGTAGAAGCCATTATCAGCTAG